One genomic segment of Leptospira sp. WS92.C1 includes these proteins:
- a CDS encoding NCS2 family permease: MSQNKLRWFVLGDLDGFFGLMIDNLIQILVLSFLLTTLCGVPGDFVYKVILPGTAISLLLGNLFYSWQAHRLAKKENRTDVTALPYGINTVSLFAFVFFIILPVYKKTGDYKIAWQVGLVASFLSGLIEMSGSLIAEKIRKITPRAALLSSLAGIAITFISMDFLVRTFQNPLIAFLPFGVILLQYFARIIFPFRLPGGLISVVLGTILAWSQGAWGNPMMDGALLKGSTSQIGFYFPVLSIGDLIAAFQLADIREYLSVLIPMGIFNVIGSLQNIESAEASGDSFNTRDSLLANGIGTVVGSFFGSPFPTTIYIGHPGWKALGARAGYSTLNGIFMTVVALFGLLAFIQALIPVEAGMAIVLWIGIVIGSQAFEATPTRHAPAVVIGILPALAGWGILLVQSTFNFADRSIAGILENAGVKESAHLWMSDVPLGLPFLPYPLGGLLSLAQGFLLSSMIWASIAVFVIDRDFKKALITCLIAAVLAATGFIHGFSLRGNDILNQFDPGLNSFVTAYVLLGLLFFLASFFRKESRQV, from the coding sequence ATGAGCCAAAATAAATTAAGATGGTTTGTATTAGGAGATTTGGACGGCTTTTTCGGTCTGATGATTGACAATCTGATTCAGATTCTCGTTCTTTCTTTTTTGTTGACCACCCTTTGCGGTGTACCGGGAGACTTTGTCTATAAAGTGATCCTTCCCGGAACGGCAATTTCTCTGCTGCTCGGAAATTTGTTTTATTCGTGGCAGGCACATCGCCTGGCGAAGAAAGAAAACAGAACCGATGTCACTGCTCTACCTTACGGGATCAATACGGTATCTCTGTTCGCATTTGTATTCTTTATTATACTTCCTGTATATAAGAAAACCGGCGATTATAAAATTGCATGGCAGGTCGGGTTAGTAGCGAGTTTTCTTTCCGGTCTGATCGAAATGTCCGGATCCTTGATCGCGGAAAAAATCCGTAAGATAACACCGAGAGCCGCGCTTCTTTCTTCGTTAGCCGGAATCGCGATCACGTTTATATCCATGGACTTTTTGGTCCGTACGTTTCAGAATCCACTGATCGCATTTCTTCCTTTTGGTGTGATTTTATTACAGTATTTTGCAAGAATCATTTTTCCGTTTCGTTTGCCTGGAGGTTTGATCTCCGTCGTACTCGGAACCATTCTTGCATGGTCTCAGGGAGCTTGGGGAAATCCTATGATGGATGGAGCTTTGTTAAAAGGATCCACGAGCCAGATCGGATTCTATTTTCCCGTATTATCGATCGGTGATTTGATTGCGGCGTTTCAACTCGCGGACATTCGTGAATATCTTTCCGTTTTGATTCCTATGGGAATTTTTAACGTCATCGGTTCCTTGCAGAATATCGAATCCGCTGAGGCCTCCGGAGATTCTTTCAATACAAGAGATTCTCTTTTAGCAAACGGAATCGGAACCGTAGTGGGTTCTTTTTTCGGATCTCCGTTTCCCACTACGATCTATATCGGTCACCCAGGTTGGAAGGCGCTGGGAGCAAGGGCCGGTTATTCCACGTTAAACGGAATCTTTATGACGGTGGTTGCCCTCTTTGGATTACTCGCTTTTATTCAGGCTTTGATTCCGGTTGAGGCGGGAATGGCAATCGTCCTTTGGATCGGGATCGTCATCGGTTCGCAGGCGTTCGAAGCGACTCCGACTCGACACGCACCTGCCGTTGTGATCGGAATTCTCCCGGCACTTGCGGGTTGGGGAATTCTTCTCGTTCAATCTACGTTTAATTTTGCAGATAGATCCATCGCTGGAATTTTGGAAAACGCAGGTGTGAAAGAATCGGCGCATCTTTGGATGTCTGACGTTCCACTCGGGCTCCCATTTCTCCCCTATCCTCTCGGTGGACTTTTGAGTTTAGCTCAGGGATTTTTACTTTCTTCGATGATCTGGGCTTCGATTGCGGTTTTTGTGATCGATCGCGATTTCAAAAAGGCTTTGATCACTTGTTTGATCGCGGCGGTACTCGCTGCGACGGGATTTATCCACGGTTTCTCGCTGAGAGGAAACGATATTCTCAATCAGTTCGACCCGGGTTTGAATTCTTTTGTCACAGCTTACGTTTTACTGGGTCTTTTATTCTTTCTGGCGTCCTTTTTTCGTAAGGAATCGAGACAGGTTTGA
- the htpX gene encoding protease HtpX codes for MWFKRIGLFLLTNLLVVVTISIVTTVLGIGPYLDANGLNLSSLVVFCLIWGMGGSFVSLLLSKFMAKTMMGVKVINPQSASGVERELYSRVERLARTANIPMPEVGIYHSSEVNAFATGPSKSSSLVAVSSGLLQVMDSTEVEGVLAHELAHVANGDMVTMTLVQGVVNAFVMFFSRIISYALSTMVKEEMQFTVRLVSNIVLSILFSILGSIVVAYFSRTREYRADAGGAKFAGRQSMIAALEKLRRTYEAPEDERGGEAFATMKISGHSKWLSLFSTHPPLEARIAALKNSGY; via the coding sequence ATGTGGTTTAAACGAATTGGGTTGTTTTTACTGACAAATCTTCTCGTAGTAGTTACGATATCGATCGTAACTACTGTTCTGGGAATCGGGCCTTATCTGGATGCAAATGGGCTTAACCTGAGTTCCTTAGTCGTATTCTGTTTGATTTGGGGAATGGGCGGTTCCTTCGTATCGCTTCTTCTTTCCAAGTTTATGGCAAAGACGATGATGGGCGTGAAGGTTATCAACCCTCAATCCGCATCCGGGGTCGAAAGAGAATTGTATTCCAGAGTGGAAAGACTCGCAAGAACCGCGAACATTCCAATGCCGGAAGTGGGCATTTATCATTCTTCGGAAGTAAACGCATTTGCCACAGGTCCTTCTAAATCCAGTTCGCTTGTCGCCGTCTCCAGCGGATTATTGCAGGTGATGGACAGTACCGAAGTGGAAGGTGTTTTGGCACACGAACTCGCCCACGTTGCAAACGGAGATATGGTTACCATGACTCTGGTGCAGGGCGTAGTTAACGCTTTCGTAATGTTCTTTTCCAGGATCATCAGTTATGCATTGAGCACGATGGTTAAGGAGGAAATGCAATTCACCGTACGTTTGGTGTCCAATATCGTTTTGAGTATTTTGTTTAGTATCCTCGGATCGATCGTAGTCGCCTACTTTTCTAGAACCAGAGAATACCGTGCGGATGCGGGTGGAGCGAAGTTCGCAGGTCGTCAAAGTATGATTGCCGCGCTTGAAAAACTGAGAAGGACGTATGAGGCACCCGAAGACGAAAGGGGCGGAGAAGCTTTTGCTACGATGAAGATATCCGGACATAGCAAATGGTTGTCCTTATTTTCAACTCACCCTCCTTTAGAAGCTCGAATTGCCGCGCTTAAAAATTCAGGATACTAA
- a CDS encoding adenine phosphoribosyltransferase, whose amino-acid sequence MSIVKSKIRTIPDYPKPGILFRDITSLLLDPEGLALTIGTFVNRYQGKGITKVAGIEARGFLTGAPLAFQLGVGFIPIRKKGKLPAETVSEEYDLEYGKDVIEIHKDAVQPGDKILIMDDLIATGGTMIAAVKLLRKLGAEIYEAGVIIDLPDLGGGAKLKNELEVPVFAICEFEGH is encoded by the coding sequence ATGTCTATTGTTAAATCTAAAATCAGAACCATACCCGATTATCCAAAACCTGGGATCTTGTTTCGTGATATTACTTCTCTCCTACTCGATCCGGAAGGGTTAGCTCTAACCATCGGAACCTTTGTAAACCGTTATCAGGGTAAAGGAATCACCAAGGTTGCCGGAATCGAAGCTAGAGGATTTCTCACCGGAGCGCCTCTTGCTTTTCAACTTGGAGTCGGTTTTATTCCCATTCGAAAAAAGGGAAAACTTCCCGCGGAAACCGTCTCGGAAGAATACGATCTTGAATACGGGAAAGACGTGATCGAGATTCATAAGGACGCGGTGCAGCCGGGCGATAAAATTTTGATCATGGACGATCTCATCGCAACCGGAGGAACCATGATTGCTGCGGTCAAACTTCTTCGTAAATTGGGCGCCGAAATCTATGAAGCCGGTGTGATCATCGATCTTCCGGATTTGGGTGGCGGAGCCAAACTCAAAAACGAACTCGAAGTTCCGGTGTTTGCAATCTGCGAATTCGAAGGACATTAG
- a CDS encoding trypsin-like peptidase domain-containing protein, whose product MGIKKHSKLLFLSVFLFLQTQTNAVEGPLSFDELRKGVVQIRVYSQSVNPFSPWTTDPVRAGSGTGFLIGNKRIVTNAHVISNAKFVQVQRYNQTEWYGVKILHIAHDCDLAVLEAENPEFYKDSRDLQLGEIPELNSPLIVVGYPIGGNKVSVTRGIVSRKDQSVYSHPAVDSHLVLQVDAAINPGNSGGPAIQDDKVVGVAFQVATKGENIGYLIPTNVIRHFLTDIEDGKYDGYVELGVRTLNSFNLSLRKAKGIPDSLEGVFVSRVLKNGSAEKYLKEGDFLTEIDGNPIGKNGTVMQDRDARVDFVEIVDNKHAGDKISFKLFRDGKEMSVTFPALRMPDFDFMRNQYDKPYDFAMIGGLLFQEMSRDLITSWSRGGNTSGGSQLLYRFFYFIEDGLNRKKKTDVVLYRKLSHPVNSSSDYFVNLVLESVNGIPVNQLGDLQKILSQSKEKYLRLKFLDVHVPLILDREDAEKADAKIRKTYGLE is encoded by the coding sequence ATTGGAATCAAAAAACATTCCAAACTTCTTTTTCTCTCTGTTTTTTTGTTTTTACAAACGCAGACGAACGCGGTCGAAGGCCCTCTATCATTTGACGAACTCCGAAAAGGAGTCGTTCAGATCCGGGTTTATTCTCAATCCGTAAATCCGTTTTCACCTTGGACCACGGATCCGGTCCGCGCGGGTTCCGGAACGGGTTTTCTGATCGGGAACAAACGGATCGTTACAAATGCTCACGTAATCTCGAACGCCAAGTTTGTCCAAGTGCAGAGATACAATCAAACCGAGTGGTATGGCGTCAAAATTCTTCATATCGCACACGACTGTGATCTCGCAGTTTTGGAAGCGGAGAATCCCGAATTCTATAAGGATTCGAGAGACTTACAACTCGGTGAAATTCCGGAACTCAATTCTCCATTGATCGTAGTTGGTTATCCGATCGGAGGAAATAAGGTTTCCGTGACTCGAGGAATCGTTTCGAGAAAGGATCAGTCGGTTTATTCTCATCCCGCCGTAGACAGTCATTTGGTTTTGCAAGTGGATGCCGCCATCAATCCAGGAAACTCAGGGGGACCTGCGATTCAGGACGATAAGGTGGTGGGTGTAGCGTTTCAAGTCGCTACCAAGGGTGAGAATATCGGATATCTGATTCCGACAAACGTTATCCGACATTTTTTGACGGACATTGAAGACGGTAAATATGACGGGTATGTGGAGCTGGGTGTTCGGACTCTCAATTCGTTTAATCTTTCTCTGCGAAAGGCAAAAGGGATTCCGGATTCTTTGGAAGGTGTGTTTGTTTCTAGGGTATTAAAAAACGGTTCCGCCGAAAAATATCTCAAAGAAGGGGATTTTCTGACGGAGATCGACGGAAACCCGATCGGCAAAAACGGAACGGTCATGCAGGATCGGGACGCACGAGTGGACTTTGTGGAAATCGTGGACAACAAACACGCGGGAGATAAAATCTCTTTCAAACTTTTCAGAGACGGAAAGGAAATGAGCGTAACGTTCCCTGCCCTTCGTATGCCTGATTTCGATTTTATGAGAAATCAATACGACAAGCCTTATGACTTTGCGATGATCGGCGGATTGCTTTTTCAGGAGATGTCCAGAGATTTGATCACGAGTTGGAGCAGAGGCGGGAATACCTCGGGTGGGAGTCAGCTTTTATATCGGTTTTTCTATTTTATCGAAGACGGACTCAATCGAAAAAAAAAGACGGACGTGGTTTTGTATCGAAAACTTTCTCATCCGGTGAATTCTTCCTCGGACTATTTTGTAAATTTGGTTTTAGAATCCGTAAACGGAATTCCTGTCAATCAGCTTGGGGATTTACAAAAAATTCTCAGTCAATCCAAGGAAAAATATCTACGTCTGAAATTTTTAGACGTGCATGTCCCTTTGATTTTAGATCGCGAAGACGCGGAAAAGGCGGACGCAAAGATCCGCAAGACATACGGTCTGGAATAG
- a CDS encoding serine protease: MYKISILSFLLLFQFGLFAESSLSGESNSITVKKKSFKTKTQEESSKTTSAVSNSMTSAPLSKGSQESYNKSIIQVKVTFQEPEYHQPWKKKSPRVRRGVGLVTEGNRILIPYSLLPDATLIEVKKYSSYSEIKAVVFRQDPESNLALLRVDKKNFFDDLVPLTFSPVVVFPKQVNVYQLDNSGSIQSTSATLLSMDMDQMPLGQIELPVVDLSSSEGLNGFGEIVIENGKVSGILYEFTSAKNSGRIIPSFVIQKFINTPGINVFAYKGFRFRPITDGAVKKYYGMEESDSGVLVADIIPGSSASGVLKLEDIVLEFGGKNVDSKGYIEHPLYGKQVLSFLAHSGDSFGFSLGKEIPILILRDKKKINLSMKLKSFPYEAVRIPFRNIPVTNDFAVEGGFVFLELSEVLLEEWGKDWRSRVDRKLLYLYDYSKFHEKEGTYGKIVLLSQVLPDESNNGFHDLSFKIVDAIDDEPVKSVMDLKQKIRGGKGDYSLISLDDGTEIALNRKQLKEINERINKSYKIRVQEN, translated from the coding sequence ATGTACAAAATTTCGATCCTATCCTTTTTACTCTTGTTTCAATTCGGACTTTTTGCGGAATCTTCATTGTCAGGAGAATCCAATTCGATCACGGTTAAAAAAAAGTCTTTCAAAACAAAAACCCAGGAAGAATCCTCAAAAACGACATCGGCAGTTTCGAACTCTATGACCTCCGCTCCTTTGTCCAAGGGGAGTCAGGAGTCCTATAACAAAAGTATCATACAAGTCAAAGTCACTTTTCAAGAACCGGAGTATCATCAGCCCTGGAAGAAAAAAAGTCCCCGAGTGCGTAGAGGTGTCGGATTGGTTACCGAGGGAAATCGAATTTTGATTCCGTATTCTCTTTTGCCGGATGCTACCTTGATCGAAGTCAAAAAATATTCCTCTTATTCGGAGATCAAGGCGGTTGTATTTCGGCAGGATCCCGAATCCAATCTCGCTTTACTCCGAGTCGACAAAAAGAATTTCTTTGACGATCTGGTCCCCCTTACCTTTTCTCCTGTAGTCGTATTTCCAAAACAGGTGAACGTCTATCAACTCGACAACTCGGGCTCGATTCAATCCACCTCCGCGACACTATTGAGTATGGACATGGATCAGATGCCCCTTGGCCAGATCGAACTTCCGGTGGTGGATTTGAGTTCCAGCGAAGGACTGAACGGTTTTGGTGAAATTGTAATCGAAAATGGAAAAGTGTCCGGCATTCTTTATGAATTCACATCTGCAAAGAATTCGGGAAGAATCATTCCTTCCTTTGTCATCCAAAAATTTATAAATACTCCCGGAATCAACGTATTCGCTTATAAAGGATTTCGTTTTCGACCGATCACGGATGGAGCCGTAAAAAAATATTACGGTATGGAAGAATCGGATTCCGGAGTCTTGGTCGCGGATATCATTCCCGGTTCATCGGCGAGCGGGGTTCTTAAGTTGGAAGACATTGTTCTCGAATTCGGGGGGAAGAATGTGGATTCCAAGGGTTACATAGAACATCCGCTCTATGGGAAACAAGTTCTTTCCTTTTTGGCGCACTCCGGTGATTCGTTCGGCTTTTCTTTAGGAAAGGAGATTCCGATTCTGATTTTGAGAGATAAGAAAAAAATAAATCTGAGTATGAAACTGAAATCTTTTCCATATGAGGCGGTAAGAATTCCATTTCGAAATATCCCTGTGACCAACGACTTTGCGGTGGAAGGGGGCTTTGTATTTTTAGAACTTTCCGAAGTTCTTTTGGAAGAATGGGGGAAGGATTGGAGATCTAGGGTCGATCGCAAACTTCTTTATCTCTACGACTATAGTAAGTTTCACGAAAAAGAAGGAACTTATGGAAAGATCGTGCTTCTTTCGCAAGTGTTACCGGACGAATCGAATAACGGTTTTCACGATCTGAGTTTTAAAATCGTAGATGCGATCGACGATGAGCCTGTAAAATCCGTAATGGACTTAAAACAAAAGATCCGAGGGGGCAAGGGGGATTATTCCCTGATCTCCTTGGATGACGGAACCGAGATCGCGCTGAATCGAAAACAATTAAAAGAGATCAACGAAAGAATCAATAAGAGTTATAAAATTCGAGTTCAAGAAAACTAA
- a CDS encoding AZOBR_p60025 family cell surface glycopolymer formation protein, producing the protein MNSLPDFCLKRIRTFFENPALALFLFVTLYTLSSFLIWKKYEGNPSSQINFGMPFVVQNSSQTPKGAVIILGKPGDMGAGYDGQIFYYYSRTLSELNLQWPKGFEENIRAPRIGYPLLISPFGLFFGTWGTVFGMYCINLIFILISWLVLRDLCGEKNRIYSTLYLLSPFLLGSYVLLVSDAVLSSLLVIAFWLYKRERWIWFSLVGGLAILTKEQAFFLLLPLGIQSLWEKQWKRSLWIVSTLLFPGLWAVFLRLQFPEWSPSRFTDFFTPLDGFIGYWNEIGQSQFFSRLKEADFGGQITVFAKRFSRIPIFFLFLAGLFILTTGNWKRAFGLRLAFFLVMFSVFSAGYVLYWSTYENVSRMFTASIAFLIFWKLEDNTIRDRVYWFFAGGILFLFLFKLAFISKTLPYEIWK; encoded by the coding sequence TTGAATTCTTTACCGGACTTCTGTTTAAAACGAATAAGGACCTTTTTTGAAAATCCTGCGCTTGCTCTTTTTTTGTTCGTCACATTATACACGCTTTCTTCGTTTCTGATCTGGAAAAAATACGAGGGGAATCCTAGTTCTCAAATCAACTTCGGGATGCCGTTTGTAGTTCAAAATTCGTCTCAAACTCCAAAGGGTGCGGTGATCATCCTAGGGAAACCGGGGGATATGGGCGCGGGCTACGATGGACAGATCTTTTATTATTACTCCAGAACGTTAAGCGAACTCAACTTGCAGTGGCCTAAAGGTTTTGAAGAAAACATTCGGGCCCCCAGAATCGGTTATCCGCTTTTGATCTCTCCTTTCGGTTTGTTTTTTGGAACCTGGGGAACCGTTTTCGGAATGTATTGTATCAATCTGATTTTTATCTTAATCTCTTGGCTCGTTTTACGCGATCTTTGCGGAGAAAAAAATCGGATCTATTCCACCTTGTATTTGCTCTCGCCGTTTCTTTTGGGAAGTTACGTGCTCTTGGTAAGCGACGCGGTTCTGAGCTCTCTTCTTGTAATCGCATTTTGGTTATACAAACGCGAACGATGGATTTGGTTTTCACTCGTAGGAGGACTTGCAATTTTAACGAAAGAGCAAGCGTTCTTTTTACTGCTTCCGTTAGGAATACAATCTCTTTGGGAAAAACAATGGAAACGGTCTTTATGGATCGTATCGACCCTTTTGTTTCCCGGGCTCTGGGCGGTCTTTCTAAGACTTCAGTTTCCGGAATGGTCTCCTTCTCGATTTACGGATTTTTTCACACCGTTAGACGGCTTTATCGGATATTGGAATGAGATCGGCCAATCACAATTTTTTTCGCGTTTAAAAGAAGCTGATTTCGGAGGTCAAATCACCGTCTTTGCAAAACGATTTTCCAGAATCCCGATTTTCTTTTTGTTTCTTGCCGGCCTATTCATATTGACGACGGGAAATTGGAAGAGGGCGTTCGGATTGAGACTTGCGTTTTTTTTGGTGATGTTCTCCGTTTTTTCGGCGGGATACGTTCTATATTGGTCTACATATGAAAACGTTTCGAGAATGTTTACCGCTTCCATCGCATTTTTAATCTTCTGGAAGTTGGAAGACAATACGATCCGAGATCGAGTTTATTGGTTCTTTGCGGGTGGAATTTTATTTTTGTTCCTATTTAAACTCGCGTTTATTTCCAAAACGTTACCATACGAAATCTGGAAATGA
- a CDS encoding Fur family transcriptional regulator, whose translation MKVEDKKAVLRNTRQKGEILKVLETAQGPLSIKEIYELSRKNLDNLGIATVYRAVNHLMETGAINEIHLPGESSRFEASHLHHHHHFHCKRCDRVYDIEICPFPLDKSPKGFTVDTHEIILYGTCSDCNSKTK comes from the coding sequence ATGAAAGTAGAAGATAAGAAAGCAGTCCTCAGAAACACCAGACAAAAAGGGGAAATCTTAAAAGTTCTCGAAACGGCCCAAGGCCCTCTTTCCATCAAAGAAATCTATGAACTCTCTCGAAAAAATCTCGACAATCTCGGAATCGCAACCGTATACAGAGCCGTAAATCATCTGATGGAAACCGGGGCGATCAACGAGATTCATCTACCCGGAGAATCATCCCGATTCGAAGCAAGTCATCTTCATCACCACCACCACTTTCACTGCAAACGATGCGATCGTGTTTATGATATTGAAATCTGTCCGTTTCCTCTGGACAAAAGCCCGAAAGGATTTACCGTGGATACCCACGAGATTATTCTCTATGGGACTTGTTCCGACTGTAATTCCAAGACAAAATGA
- a CDS encoding heme oxygenase (biliverdin-producing): protein MSLATLLREGTSEEHKAAEGSAFIRCFMKGVLEKGTYARHLEAFYFVYEAMEKELARHADHPVLKSICYTELDRKQALLEDLQFFYGSWKPADHKPTAATQAYVDRIRKISETKPELLAAHSYVRYLGDLSGGQILKKVAARALALPEGKGISFYEFPAIQDINGFKQNYRVALDTLPVSDSEKQDILKESKQVFLLNQGIFSELEQDLIAAIGKETYESVLAKG from the coding sequence ATGAGTTTAGCAACACTACTGAGAGAAGGAACTTCCGAGGAACACAAGGCCGCAGAAGGTTCTGCTTTTATCCGCTGTTTTATGAAAGGAGTTTTGGAAAAAGGAACCTATGCGAGACATTTGGAGGCGTTTTATTTTGTTTACGAAGCCATGGAAAAGGAATTGGCGCGTCATGCAGACCACCCAGTTCTGAAATCAATTTGTTATACCGAATTGGATCGTAAACAGGCTCTTTTGGAGGATCTTCAATTTTTTTACGGTTCTTGGAAACCTGCTGATCACAAACCAACCGCGGCGACTCAGGCTTACGTCGATCGGATCCGAAAAATTTCCGAAACCAAACCGGAACTTTTAGCGGCTCATTCCTATGTTCGTTATTTGGGAGATCTTTCCGGAGGACAAATCCTCAAAAAGGTTGCGGCACGCGCTCTTGCGCTTCCGGAAGGAAAGGGAATTTCTTTTTATGAATTTCCCGCAATCCAGGATATCAACGGATTTAAACAAAATTATCGAGTTGCGTTAGACACTCTTCCCGTAAGCGATTCAGAAAAACAGGATATTCTAAAGGAATCCAAACAAGTGTTTCTTTTAAATCAGGGAATCTTTTCCGAATTGGAACAGGACTTGATAGCCGCGATCGGTAAGGAAACTTATGAATCCGTCCTCGCCAAAGGATAA